One Euphorbia lathyris chromosome 1, ddEupLath1.1, whole genome shotgun sequence DNA segment encodes these proteins:
- the LOC136229964 gene encoding amine oxidase [copper-containing] zeta, peroxisomal-like has translation MASTTQKTTSPSCCFAQSDSASVRREAASAPSAVVANAVQDWTDRPSQDQLGKKAAIASLIRPVDSLPEPSTNATTKASIPVMLRAQTSHPLDPLTAAEISVAVATVRAAGATPEVRDSMRFMEVVLLEPEKNVVALADAYFFPPFQPSLLPRLKGGGPVIPTKLPPRRARLVVFNKRSNDTSVWIVELSEVHAVTRGGHHRGKVISSEVVPDVQPPMDAVEYAECEAVVKDFPPFREAMKKRGIEDMELVMVDAWCVGYHSDADAPSKRLAKPLIFCRTESDCPMENGYARPVEGIYILVDMQNMKVIEFEDRKLVPLPPADPLRNYTPGETRGGVDRSDIKPLQIIQPEGPSFRVNGHFVEWQKWNFRIGFTPREGLVIHSVAYVDGSRGRRPVAHRLSFVEMVVPYGDPNDPHYRKNAFDAGEDGLGKNAHSLKKGCDCLGFIKYFDAHFTNFTGGVETIENCVCLHEEDHGILWKHQDWRTGLAEVRRSRRLTVSFICTVANYEYGFFWHFYQDGKIEAEVKLTGILSLGALQPGETRKYGTTIAPGLYAPVHQHFFVARMNMAVDCKPGEALNQVVEVDVKVEKPGENNIHNNAFYAEEALLGSELQARRDCNPLTARHWIVRNTRTVNRTGQLTGYKLVPGSNCLPLAGPEAKFLRRAAFLKHNLWVTPFSKDQMFPGGEFPNQNPRVGEGLATWVKQNRSLEETDVVLWYVFGITHVPRLEDWPVMPVERIGFMLMPHGFFNCSPAVDVPPSSCEMETKDNDVKENTIVKPLQNGLLAKL, from the exons ATGGCCTCAACTACGCAAAAAACGACGTCTCCTTCTTGTTGCTTCGCTCAGAGTGACTCGGCTTCCGTTCGCCGAGAGGCGGCTTCAGCGCCGTCAGCTGTCGTCGCGAATGCCGTTCAGGATTGGACCGATCGTCCATCCCAGgatcaacttggcaagaaagctGCCATCGCGTCCTTGATTCGTCCTGTTGATTCGCTTCCCGAACCTTCCACTAACGCCACCACCAAAG CGAGCATCCCAGTCATGTTGAGGGCTCAAACCAGTCATCCTTTGGATCCTTTGACTGCTGCTGAAATATCTGTAGCAGTAGCAACTGTGCGGGCTGCTGGAGCCACTCCTGAG GTCAGAGATAGCATGCGCTTCATGGAGGTGGTTCTTTTGGAACCAGAAAAAAATGTTGTTGCATTGGCAGATGCATACTTTTTCCCACCTTTCCAGCCCTCGTTGCTGCCTAGATTAAAAGGTGGTGGCCCTGTAATTCCTACTAAATTGCCTCCAAGAAGAGCTAGACTGGTTGTTTTCAATAAAAGGTCTAATGACACAAGTGTATGGATCGTGGAGCTATCAGAAGTCCATGCAGTAACAAGAGGTGGACATCACAGGGGAAAAGTAATTTCATCAGAAGTTGTTCCAGATGTTCAGCCTCCAATG GATGCTGTTGAATATGCTGAATGTGAAGCAGTTGTAAAAGATTTCCCTCCATTTAGAGAAGCAATGAAGAAAAGAGGTATTGAAGACATGGAACTCGTAATGGTTGATGCCTG GTGTGTAGGTTATCACAGTGATGCTGATGCTCCAAGCAAAAGACTTGCAAAGCCCCTTATATTCTGTAGAACTGAGAGCGATTGCCCAATGGAGAATGGTTATGCACGACCAGTTGAGGGCATCTATATTCTTGTTGATATGCAGAACATGAAGGTGATTGAGTTTGAAGATCGCAAACTTGTTCCCTTGCCTCCAGCTGATCCATTGAGGAATTATACACCTGGTGAAACAAGGGGTGGTGTCGATCGAAGTgatataaaacctttacaaattatTCAGCCTGAAGGTCCAAGCTTTCGTGTCAATGGCCACTTTGTTGAATGGCAAAAG TGGAATTTTCGTATTGGATTCACTCCCAGAGAGGGTCTGGTGATACATTCTGTTGCATATGTAGATGGTAGTAGGGGGAGAAGACCTGTTGCCCACAGGTTAAGTTTTGTGGAGATGGTTGTTCCTTATGGCGATCCAAATGACCCACATTACAGGAAAAATGCATTTGATGCAGGGGAAGATGGGCTTGGTAAAAATGCACATTCTCTTAAGAAg GGTTGTGATTGTTTGGGTTTCATCAAATACTTTGATGCCCACTTTACAAACTTCACAGGCGGTGTTGAAACTATTGAAAATTGTGTATGCCTGCATGAAGAGGATCATGGAATTTTATGGAAGCATCAAGACTGGAGAACTGGCTTAGCAGAAGTACGAAGGTCTAGACGACTAACAGTGTCTTTTATATGTACGGTTGCTAATTATGAGTATGGATTCTTCTGGCACTTCTATCAG GACGGGAAAATTGAAGCTGAAGTTAAACTTACAGGAATCCTTAGCTTAGGAGCACTGCAACCTGGAGAGACCAGAAAATATGGGACAACCATCGCTCCGGGTTTATATGCACCAGTGCATCAACATTTTTTTGTTGCTCGTATGAACATGGCTGTTGATTGCAAACCTGGTGAAGCTTTAAATCAG GTTGTTGAAGTGGATGTTAAAGTTGAGAAACCTGGGGAGAACAATATCCACAACAATGCATTTTATGCTGAAGAGGCACTACTCGGATCAGAATTGCAGGCAAGGCGGGACTGTAATCCTCTTACAGCCCGCCATTGGATT GTGAGAAACACTAGAACTGTCAATAGGACAGGACAATTAACAGGGTACAAGCTGGTACCTGGTTCAAACTGTTTGCCCTTAGCTGGTCCCGAGGCCAAGTTTTTGAGGAGAGCAGCTTTTCTGAAGCACAATCTTTGGGTTACACCTTTCTCAAAAGACCAAATGTTTCCTGGAGGAGAGTTCCCTAATCAAAATCCACGTGTTGGGGAAGGACTGGCTACATGGGTAAAGCAGAATCGGTCCCTGGAAGAAACTGATGTAGTTCTTTG GTATGTATTTGGGATCACACACGTCCCTAGGCTGGAAGACTGGCCAGTAATGCCAGTAGAGCGGATTGGTTTTATGCTTATG CCGCATGGATTCTTCAACTGCTCTCCAGCAGTGGACGTCCCACCCAGCTCATGTGAAATGGAAACAAAGGACAATGATGTGAAAGAGAATACCATAGTTAAGCCTCTGCAAAATGGGTTGCTGGCAAAGCTCTAA